Proteins encoded together in one Nostoc sp. PCC 7524 window:
- a CDS encoding 5'-nucleotidase C-terminal domain-containing protein — MTFTLQILHASDFEGGIDAAGTSPQTSDAVRFSAVLNRLRTNTDTNTFGVSSTVLANTLTLSSGDNYIPGVFFNASSDTSLNNVGGLGSSSAPVIGRGDIGILNALGIQASVLGNHEFDLGVRQVRDILRTGGGNPGTRFPYLSSNLDFSNEIASNTNPDGALGASDLATNQDTAEASTISGKIAKSTVITLPGNDGIAGNADDQIIGIVGATTPLLPTISSSGRVGVFPENPIDYDALAARVQSQVDVLTAAGINKIILLAHMQQLDIEANQLAPRLRDVDVIVAGGSHSILSDNNDPLRTGDTSGGTYPIIRNSASNQPVLVVNTEANYQYVGRLIATFDDAGIIQTNTLDPNINGAYATDQAGVDRVYGVANFDPAGDITTFTNASANTEHQKIVDITNGIRNVIASKDDLIVGKASVFLNGTRTDVRTRETNFGNLTADANLWQAQQIDPTVVISLKNGGGIRDNIGVIAAGAGATDASDVQKLPTQPSALAPNKQEGDISQLDVENSLRFNNSLSLITVTAQQLKWLLEHGVAAIAPGRTPGQFPQVAGLTFSFDPTRTAIAFNNNGNVTTPGERVRSLTVVKEDGSPLDVVVQDGDLIGDPNRTFRMVTLNFLAGTSINQTTPGLGGDSYPFPKFVQDNPTLANRVDLRGETTDVNGNGVIDAPLTLDNGVFTFAAAGTEQDAFAEYMNTFYRTTPYNISDAGFRRDFVRNINLTDNNTTRNTDNSLTVSGNANLRFTLSGVNTTGVNEIGVFAVDDEQNTVNGLTPGSDGYIQAALSRGRVVFSAISNNPQGYGIGQISRTLSGFSNSSRLVFYLVQNSTTDAVLAGKQANVFFSTVNTAAQVNDLAGSYEIAWREQQNNQAFNNLVVAVERTTQTEILGTRLQGQEQKELIDLRGLTGQQIGAEFIVNREAAFNNTVGFYRVVDANGGIDINGDGTADVLPGQNGYAQAAVRGRVSGTDLAVANQGTARFTEQLAGGGIYAPFIISNGTINQVLNGQTSQVYFPFLGANPNQIDHIRLLGDNIFGFEDLPGGGDLDYNDVIVRVNLNII; from the coding sequence ATGACATTTACACTTCAAATTCTCCACGCCTCGGACTTTGAAGGTGGCATTGATGCTGCCGGCACTAGCCCTCAGACTTCTGATGCAGTGCGCTTTTCAGCAGTGCTAAATCGTTTGCGGACTAATACTGATACCAATACTTTCGGAGTTTCATCTACTGTATTAGCCAACACATTAACCCTATCCTCTGGGGATAATTATATTCCAGGTGTATTTTTCAACGCTTCTAGTGATACCAGCCTGAACAATGTAGGCGGTTTGGGTAGTTCCTCAGCACCTGTAATTGGACGAGGTGATATTGGCATTCTCAATGCTTTGGGTATTCAAGCCTCTGTATTAGGAAACCATGAATTTGATTTAGGTGTCAGACAAGTCCGCGATATTCTCCGCACTGGTGGTGGAAATCCAGGCACAAGATTTCCTTATTTAAGCAGCAACTTAGATTTTAGTAACGAAATAGCTTCTAACACTAATCCAGATGGGGCTTTAGGTGCATCTGATTTAGCAACTAACCAGGATACAGCCGAAGCTAGTACCATATCTGGGAAAATTGCTAAAAGTACAGTAATTACTCTTCCTGGTAATGATGGTATTGCTGGTAACGCTGATGACCAAATCATCGGGATTGTTGGGGCAACTACACCTTTATTACCGACAATTTCTAGTTCTGGTCGTGTCGGTGTTTTTCCAGAAAATCCTATTGATTATGATGCTCTAGCGGCTAGAGTTCAAAGCCAAGTTGATGTCTTAACGGCGGCGGGAATTAATAAAATTATCCTACTGGCGCATATGCAGCAGTTGGATATCGAAGCCAATCAATTAGCACCACGATTAAGAGATGTTGATGTCATTGTTGCGGGTGGTTCTCACTCCATCTTATCTGATAATAACGACCCCCTAAGAACAGGCGATACATCTGGTGGTACATATCCAATCATCAGAAATTCCGCCAGCAACCAACCTGTATTAGTGGTGAATACAGAGGCAAATTATCAGTATGTGGGACGTTTGATTGCCACCTTTGATGATGCAGGTATCATCCAAACTAACACCTTAGATCCCAATATTAACGGGGCTTACGCCACAGACCAAGCCGGTGTAGATCGAGTTTATGGGGTTGCTAACTTTGATCCAGCAGGTGACATTACAACTTTTACTAATGCGTCTGCCAATACAGAACATCAAAAAATTGTCGATATTACCAACGGCATTCGTAACGTTATTGCTAGTAAAGATGATTTAATTGTAGGAAAAGCTAGTGTTTTCCTGAATGGTACACGTACCGATGTTAGAACCAGGGAAACTAATTTTGGTAATTTAACAGCTGATGCTAATTTATGGCAAGCTCAACAAATTGATCCAACTGTAGTTATTTCCTTAAAAAATGGCGGTGGTATTCGAGATAATATTGGTGTAATTGCAGCTGGTGCAGGTGCTACTGATGCCTCAGATGTCCAGAAATTACCAACCCAACCTAGTGCTTTAGCTCCTAATAAGCAAGAGGGTGATATTTCACAATTAGATGTAGAAAATTCCCTGCGATTTAATAATAGTTTAAGTTTAATTACCGTTACTGCCCAACAGTTAAAGTGGTTATTAGAACATGGAGTTGCGGCTATTGCACCGGGAAGGACACCGGGACAGTTTCCGCAGGTAGCAGGTTTAACCTTTAGTTTTGATCCAACAAGAACAGCGATCGCTTTCAATAATAATGGCAATGTTACCACCCCAGGCGAGCGAGTTCGCAGCTTAACCGTTGTCAAAGAAGATGGTTCACCTCTAGATGTAGTAGTGCAGGATGGTGACTTAATCGGTGATCCTAACCGCACCTTCCGGATGGTGACATTAAACTTCTTAGCGGGAACAAGTATTAATCAAACTACGCCGGGTTTAGGTGGTGATAGTTATCCTTTCCCAAAATTTGTTCAAGATAATCCCACTTTAGCCAACCGGGTAGATTTACGGGGTGAAACTACAGATGTTAACGGTAATGGTGTTATAGATGCACCCCTGACATTAGATAACGGTGTGTTCACATTTGCGGCGGCGGGTACAGAACAAGATGCTTTTGCCGAATACATGAATACTTTCTATCGCACCACACCTTACAACATTAGCGATGCAGGTTTCCGGCGTGATTTTGTTCGCAACATTAACCTCACAGACAACAATACCACCCGCAACACCGATAATAGTTTGACAGTTTCGGGTAACGCCAATCTCCGTTTTACCCTAAGCGGAGTCAACACCACAGGGGTAAATGAAATTGGTGTGTTTGCAGTGGATGATGAGCAAAACACTGTTAATGGTTTAACTCCTGGTAGCGATGGATATATACAAGCAGCTTTAAGTCGGGGAAGAGTCGTATTTTCAGCCATATCTAATAATCCCCAAGGTTATGGTATTGGTCAAATTTCTCGCACCTTATCTGGTTTTAGTAACAGTTCTCGCCTTGTCTTTTACTTAGTACAAAACAGCACAACTGACGCAGTTCTCGCAGGTAAGCAAGCTAATGTATTTTTTAGCACAGTCAACACTGCTGCCCAAGTGAATGATTTAGCAGGTAGTTATGAAATTGCTTGGCGAGAACAGCAAAATAATCAGGCTTTTAATAACTTAGTAGTCGCAGTTGAAAGAACTACTCAAACCGAAATTTTAGGTACTAGACTCCAAGGTCAAGAACAAAAAGAACTTATAGACCTACGTGGTTTAACAGGTCAACAGATAGGAGCAGAATTTATAGTCAATCGAGAAGCTGCCTTTAACAATACTGTGGGTTTCTATCGAGTTGTTGATGCTAATGGTGGTATTGACATCAATGGTGATGGTACTGCTGATGTACTTCCAGGACAAAATGGTTATGCTCAAGCCGCAGTCAGGGGAAGAGTTTCTGGTACTGATTTGGCAGTAGCGAACCAAGGTACTGCTAGGTTTACAGAACAACTAGCAGGAGGGGGTATATATGCTCCCTTCATCATCAGCAACGGTACTATCAATCAAGTCCTCAATGGACAAACCAGCCAAGTTTACTTTCCTTTTTTGGGTGCTAATCCCAATCAAATTGACCATATTCGTCTCTTAGGAGACAACATTTTTGGCTTTGAGGATTTACCAGGTGGTGGCGACTTGGACTACAACGATGTCATTGTTCGGGTCAATTTGAATATTATTTAA
- a CDS encoding COP23 domain-containing protein produces the protein MLSKSWKFACVGGLGLSLFLGNGAAFAQLDDVVVPTVPSGSSTTTNTTTPFPTDTSVNTPTSTTTVGGARFVCQQYNGQFTVMYQPQSQPGQYFPWATPAALGGGWNPQLRCQTIANRLETYRPDGLQELQTSVENNENIVCVTTESNARCRIVLTVPRNRDPYIVRNSIFQNLVSADSGQATTAVNTYTNRGRAGDEIYNLGRTLLGNGNRVNSLRSGINLKPYLDVRDGGTGRNLKNGVAIRNQSQVRPRLNPDRFR, from the coding sequence ATGTTATCAAAAAGCTGGAAGTTTGCTTGTGTGGGTGGCCTGGGTTTATCTTTGTTTTTGGGTAATGGGGCGGCATTTGCCCAATTAGATGATGTAGTTGTACCAACTGTACCATCAGGTTCATCAACAACAACAAACACAACTACACCATTTCCCACAGATACATCAGTAAATACACCCACTTCCACCACTACAGTTGGTGGTGCGCGGTTTGTTTGCCAACAGTATAACGGTCAATTTACTGTGATGTATCAACCCCAAAGTCAACCAGGACAATACTTTCCTTGGGCTACTCCTGCGGCTTTAGGTGGTGGTTGGAATCCCCAATTGCGTTGTCAAACCATTGCCAATCGCTTAGAAACCTATCGTCCAGATGGTTTACAAGAACTTCAAACATCTGTAGAAAATAACGAAAACATCGTTTGTGTCACCACAGAAAGTAATGCTAGATGTCGGATTGTTTTGACAGTACCCCGCAACAGAGATCCCTACATCGTCCGCAATAGCATTTTCCAGAACCTAGTGTCTGCTGATAGTGGCCAGGCAACTACGGCAGTTAACACTTATACTAATCGCGGTAGAGCCGGAGATGAAATTTATAACTTAGGCCGCACCTTGCTAGGTAATGGTAATCGAGTCAATTCACTCAGAAGTGGTATTAATCTCAAACCTTACCTTGATGTTAGAGATGGAGGTACAGGTAGAAACTTGAAAAATGGCGTAGCAATTCGCAATCAATCTCAAGTTCGCCCTCGGTTAAATCCTGATAGATTCCGTTAG
- a CDS encoding M48 family metallopeptidase, translating to MKRSRKSLLLALNWILLSVATSLLIIITQPIAPTPAQEPTVETTNPPNPESPQAEKLRDALRRSSQTETSDSPKSPQPETSDPQQPNTEATEPQEPAPTPEEIARQQKLIEADKLYLAGKITEAQKLYREVKAPFTKTGNAQPERKTAILDPAQLSPAGRVYWREAEAGIAKNLQTRALVPLQLLVEQYPEFIPGHIRYADTLTKYDRTKEALDVLERATSLYSDQPELTKARVTALAKAEKWMEASLAARQFAILNPQSPQAAEFTELAEANLKRYTSHIRAEIRGNVISNIITGALGYAVTGSLLGPFSALDSTILLLQGEQSVGESVAKQARKQMPLVIDEATLAYVNDIGQKLANTAGRREFKYEFFVIPEEDLNAFALPGGKIFINAGAIAKTNSEAELAGLIGHELAHVVLSHGFQLVTQGNLIANVTQYLPFGGTIGRLFALTYNRDMERQADLLGTRLIVANGYAADGLRNLMVTLDQQKKFSIPTWLSSHPGGNERVNYLENMITRNNYNRYAFEGVERHAEIKAKVKKLLQDKKEQAEKKQPTE from the coding sequence ATGAAACGAAGCCGGAAGTCTCTGCTGTTAGCTTTAAACTGGATATTGCTGTCAGTTGCTACATCACTGCTAATTATTATCACGCAACCGATCGCACCCACTCCAGCCCAAGAACCAACTGTTGAAACGACAAACCCACCCAACCCAGAAAGCCCACAAGCCGAAAAGTTAAGGGACGCGCTACGGCGTTCCTCTCAAACTGAAACTAGCGATTCTCCCAAGTCACCACAGCCAGAAACCTCAGATCCACAACAACCCAATACAGAAGCTACTGAACCGCAAGAACCAGCTCCCACTCCAGAAGAAATTGCCCGCCAGCAGAAACTTATAGAAGCAGATAAGTTGTATTTAGCAGGCAAAATTACAGAAGCCCAAAAGCTATATCGTGAGGTGAAAGCACCCTTTACCAAGACAGGTAATGCACAGCCAGAACGTAAAACAGCCATACTTGATCCTGCTCAACTTTCACCCGCAGGGAGAGTTTATTGGCGAGAAGCCGAAGCTGGGATAGCCAAAAACTTGCAAACACGGGCTTTAGTACCTCTGCAATTATTAGTTGAACAGTATCCAGAATTTATTCCTGGTCATATTCGCTACGCTGACACTTTAACTAAATACGATCGCACGAAAGAAGCATTAGACGTATTAGAACGGGCAACTTCTCTATATTCTGACCAACCAGAATTAACTAAAGCTAGAGTCACTGCACTAGCTAAAGCCGAAAAATGGATGGAAGCCTCCTTAGCCGCCCGTCAATTTGCCATCCTCAACCCCCAAAGTCCCCAAGCGGCAGAATTTACCGAATTAGCCGAAGCCAATCTCAAACGCTACACATCTCATATTCGCGCTGAAATTCGAGGTAACGTGATTAGTAACATTATCACAGGTGCTTTGGGTTATGCCGTCACTGGTAGTTTGCTAGGGCCATTTTCTGCCCTCGATTCCACAATTTTACTGCTCCAAGGTGAACAATCTGTAGGTGAATCAGTCGCTAAACAAGCGAGAAAACAGATGCCTTTAGTAATAGATGAAGCTACATTGGCATATGTCAATGATATTGGTCAAAAATTAGCTAATACTGCCGGTAGACGAGAATTTAAATATGAATTTTTTGTCATTCCGGAAGAAGATCTGAACGCTTTTGCCCTCCCAGGGGGGAAAATATTTATTAATGCAGGTGCGATCGCTAAAACTAACTCAGAAGCAGAATTAGCAGGCTTAATTGGACATGAATTAGCCCATGTCGTTTTATCCCACGGTTTTCAATTAGTTACCCAAGGTAATCTCATTGCCAATGTTACCCAGTATCTACCTTTCGGTGGCACAATCGGGCGACTATTTGCACTAACTTACAACCGCGACATGGAACGACAAGCCGATCTTCTTGGTACACGCTTAATTGTTGCTAATGGTTATGCAGCCGATGGTTTGCGTAACTTAATGGTAACGCTGGATCAACAAAAGAAATTTAGCATTCCCACTTGGCTATCTTCTCACCCAGGCGGTAATGAACGAGTAAATTATTTAGAAAATATGATTACTCGCAATAATTACAACCGCTACGCCTTTGAAGGAGTAGAACGCCATGCAGAGATTAAAGCCAAAGTCAAAAAACTGCTTCAAGACAAAAAAGAACAAGCAGAAAAAAAGCAACCTACTGAATGA
- a CDS encoding Fur family transcriptional regulator: MQQQADEIIKTLKSKGLRVTPQRFAVYANLLAREDHPTVEQILTDLNKDAPTSSQATVYAALQALREVGLVREVLLEEGVSRYDANVAPHHHFRCNCCRTIEDIQWNTFGNIDLGQLRSGLKVDRFEVIVQGVCDRCQ; encoded by the coding sequence ATGCAGCAGCAAGCTGACGAGATTATCAAAACACTAAAAAGTAAAGGATTGCGAGTCACTCCTCAGAGATTCGCAGTCTATGCGAACCTGCTGGCACGAGAAGACCATCCCACCGTTGAGCAAATTTTAACGGACTTAAATAAAGATGCGCCAACTTCATCACAGGCAACCGTTTATGCTGCGCTTCAGGCGTTGCGTGAGGTGGGCTTGGTGCGAGAAGTGCTATTAGAGGAGGGGGTTTCCCGTTACGATGCCAATGTTGCACCCCATCATCATTTCCGGTGTAATTGCTGTCGCACGATTGAAGATATTCAATGGAACACCTTCGGCAATATTGATCTCGGCCAACTCCGTTCCGGACTGAAAGTAGACAGATTCGAGGTGATAGTTCAGGGAGTTTGCGATCGCTGTCAGTAA
- the gorA gene encoding glutathione-disulfide reductase: MAYDFDLFVIGAGSGGIATARRAAEYGAKVGIAEFDRLGGTCVNRGCVPKKLMVYASRFPGIFEESQGYGWSPVQSSLNWEDMITRVNNEVIRLNGIYQRMLDNSKVQVFQGRAKFVDSHTVEIGDTKVTADKILIAVGGTPVRPDIPGIEHALISDALFELKTQPKRVVLLGGGYIGSEFACILHGLGTEVIQVIRHDKILRGFDEDLRTEIQEGMIRHGIRIINNADIVGITKTDSGVSVTVKTDTEENILADAISLAALGRKPNTDNLGLENTSVKVDSAGMILVDGYSRTAAENIYAVGDCTSKIQLTPVAINEGRAFADTVFGGKSRVMSYENIPTAIFTTPEAATVGLTEAEAIEKYGSDRIKIYRSRFRPMYYTLPGKEEKTLMKLVVNTETDQVLGAHMVGDHAGEIIQGIAIAVKMGAKKADFDATVGIHPSSAEEFVTMR; the protein is encoded by the coding sequence ATGGCATACGATTTTGATTTATTTGTAATTGGTGCAGGCTCAGGTGGGATTGCAACTGCTCGCCGTGCCGCAGAATATGGCGCAAAAGTTGGTATTGCAGAGTTTGATAGACTCGGTGGTACTTGCGTTAATCGCGGTTGCGTACCAAAAAAATTAATGGTTTATGCTTCTCGCTTCCCCGGCATTTTTGAAGAATCCCAAGGTTATGGTTGGAGTCCTGTCCAAAGTTCCTTGAACTGGGAAGACATGATTACCCGTGTGAATAATGAGGTGATCCGACTCAATGGTATCTACCAACGGATGTTAGACAACTCCAAAGTCCAAGTATTCCAGGGGCGGGCTAAATTTGTTGATAGTCACACAGTAGAAATTGGTGATACTAAAGTCACCGCCGATAAAATCTTGATTGCTGTGGGGGGGACACCTGTTCGTCCTGATATCCCTGGTATTGAACACGCGCTGATTTCTGATGCTTTGTTTGAACTGAAAACCCAACCGAAACGGGTTGTACTTTTAGGTGGTGGTTACATCGGCTCTGAATTTGCTTGTATTTTGCATGGTTTAGGTACAGAAGTAATTCAAGTGATTCGCCATGATAAGATTTTGCGGGGATTTGACGAAGATTTGCGGACAGAAATTCAAGAAGGGATGATTCGTCACGGCATTAGGATTATCAATAATGCTGATATTGTAGGAATTACTAAGACAGATAGTGGTGTCAGCGTCACAGTAAAAACAGACACCGAAGAAAACATTTTGGCAGACGCAATCAGTTTGGCTGCTTTAGGACGGAAACCAAATACTGATAATTTAGGTTTAGAGAATACTTCAGTCAAAGTAGACAGCGCAGGGATGATTTTAGTTGACGGCTACAGTCGCACGGCGGCAGAAAATATATATGCTGTAGGTGATTGCACGAGTAAAATTCAACTAACTCCGGTAGCAATTAATGAAGGGCGAGCTTTTGCAGATACCGTCTTTGGTGGTAAATCTCGTGTGATGAGCTATGAAAACATTCCCACAGCGATTTTCACCACCCCTGAAGCTGCCACAGTGGGCTTAACAGAAGCCGAAGCCATTGAGAAATATGGTAGCGATCGCATTAAAATTTATCGTAGTCGTTTCCGTCCCATGTACTACACCCTCCCAGGGAAGGAAGAAAAAACCCTGATGAAATTGGTAGTAAACACAGAAACCGATCAAGTGTTAGGCGCACACATGGTTGGTGATCATGCAGGAGAAATCATACAAGGAATAGCGATCGCTGTGAAGATGGGAGCGAAAAAAGCCGATTTCGATGCTACAGTTGGTATTCATCCTAGTTCGGCAGAAGAATTTGTCACGATGCGTTAG
- a CDS encoding peroxiredoxin — MTAITRVPNVVFKTRVRDESVPGPNPFRWQDRTTQEIFGGKRVVLFALPGAFTPTCSSTHLPRYEELYDEFKAQGIDQIICLSVNDAFVMFQWGKQQGAKNVFLLPDGSGEFTRKMGMLVDKSNIGFGMRSWRYAMVVNDCQIEKMFIEPGYEDNCPTDPFEVSDADTVLAYLKGVERSKEVAPRLAFVG, encoded by the coding sequence ATGACTGCTATTACTCGCGTTCCTAATGTTGTATTCAAAACTCGTGTTCGGGATGAATCTGTACCTGGCCCCAATCCTTTCCGTTGGCAGGACAGAACAACTCAAGAGATTTTTGGCGGGAAAAGAGTAGTCTTATTTGCTTTACCTGGTGCGTTCACTCCTACCTGTTCTTCTACCCACTTGCCTCGCTATGAAGAACTATATGATGAATTTAAAGCCCAAGGTATTGATCAAATTATTTGCTTATCAGTGAACGACGCGTTTGTCATGTTCCAATGGGGTAAACAACAGGGAGCTAAAAACGTGTTCTTGCTGCCCGATGGTAGTGGCGAATTTACCCGTAAGATGGGAATGTTAGTAGACAAATCTAACATCGGCTTTGGGATGCGTTCTTGGCGTTATGCAATGGTTGTCAACGACTGCCAAATTGAAAAGATGTTCATCGAACCTGGCTACGAAGACAATTGCCCCACTGATCCTTTTGAAGTCTCTGATGCTGATACAGTGCTGGCATACCTTAAAGGTGTAGAGCGTTCCAAAGAAGTTGCACCTCGGTTAGCATTTGTCGGCTAG